The nucleotide window CACCAATCACTGAACTGAGCAGACAGCCAGCACCTGTGACCTGAGTGAGCAGGGCATGACCATTACTCGTGAGGAATGTGGATTGTCCATCAGTAATGATATCCTCTTTTCCCGTAATGACCACGACACAGCCAAGTTGTTGTGCTGCCCGCTCAGCAATTCCAATCCGGTCACCTTCACCTGATCCTGCGTCGACACCTTTGATGCTCCAGCTCTCACCGATGACATTAGCGACTTCCGCCACATTGCCGCGCAGTACCGTGAGACGAAGTTCACGAACGAGCATCTGCACGGTTTCCGTCCGATAGGTGGTTGCCCCTGCGCCGACGGGATCAAGCACCACAGGTACATGATGTATATTAGCCGATTGACCTGCAAGTCGGATCGCCTGAACGACTTTGTCATCGAGTGTACCAATGTTGAGTACTACAGCTCCTGACATCTTGGCGACATCAGCGACCTCTTCGTGAGCATAGGCCATAAAAGGGGACGCACCGAGTGCAAGCAGACCATTGGCTGTGAAGGGAGCCACGACAAGGTTAGTGATATTGTGTACCAGCGGATTTTGCGTACGAACACGTTCCAGATAAGACATATAATTTCCTCCTTGTTTTGAAGTAACCCGATCGGCGGAAGTCCGATATCTGGAGTCACTCAACAGAATAATAGGATATGAGTTGCCTTGTTGAGTTGGGGCGCAGAGTCTAACAACAGCCAGATGCATTAATGCGGGAAAAGCAGAAACGTAAAATCTAAATCAATTTCATAACTCACTAAAATGTATTTTTGGAACTGGATATAGACAAATTGAATCATTCTGATCGATATCTAGCGAACCAATAAAAAACGAAACGATACAAAATACAGAAAGTGAACAGAGTGAATTTCTCCAAACTCAGGCAAGAGATAGTATGATGGATGTTAGCATCCAACCAGTGTCTTGAAGTCTAGGCTGGTCGATACCCAACTGATTGGGGCATGATTGGGGTACGACTGGTCAGACGATGTTTCTAAAGAACACA belongs to Paenibacillus sp. FSL H8-0079 and includes:
- the thiM gene encoding hydroxyethylthiazole kinase codes for the protein MSYLERVRTQNPLVHNITNLVVAPFTANGLLALGASPFMAYAHEEVADVAKMSGAVVLNIGTLDDKVVQAIRLAGQSANIHHVPVVLDPVGAGATTYRTETVQMLVRELRLTVLRGNVAEVANVIGESWSIKGVDAGSGEGDRIGIAERAAQQLGCVVVITGKEDIITDGQSTFLTSNGHALLTQVTGAGCLLSSVIGAFTAIAESGADLLGSVVEALAFYGVAAELAAERTAHQGPGSFQIELLNQLAQVTPDLLEERAQIRQIRGGAV